The Desulfovibrionales bacterium genome includes a window with the following:
- a CDS encoding biotin attachment protein yields the protein MSELDLDRLLIHYRENPYEDFVVETPNTGWVRFMADDGMKVEGPKGTWQHIPGTLLYVLERERNRIPVHAHINGTISDLQVDLNGKFVEANTYLMSVRHPMTKDEVIDKILKQVLVTFNAPERAKYFFPPEITYKLEKKKHGTVLVRPGEEIIIMSLMKRDTPLIYNGEPGIIHTVYFQPNITVNQGEPLLGICPPGKLNYIRKIVQKIQNEWA from the coding sequence TTGTCAGAGTTAGATTTAGACCGGCTACTTATCCATTATCGAGAAAACCCTTATGAAGATTTTGTTGTTGAGACCCCTAATACCGGCTGGGTACGTTTCATGGCAGACGATGGAATGAAGGTAGAGGGCCCCAAAGGAACGTGGCAGCATATCCCGGGCACGCTTCTTTATGTCCTGGAGCGCGAACGAAACCGCATTCCTGTACATGCCCATATCAATGGAACTATAAGCGATTTACAGGTTGATTTGAACGGGAAGTTTGTTGAGGCCAACACGTATCTTATGTCTGTTCGTCATCCCATGACCAAAGATGAAGTCATTGACAAGATACTCAAGCAGGTGCTTGTTACCTTCAATGCCCCGGAAAGGGCCAAGTATTTCTTTCCTCCGGAGATAACCTATAAACTGGAAAAGAAAAAACATGGAACCGTCCTGGTAAGACCGGGAGAGGAAATTATCATAATGTCCTTGATGAAACGTGATACCCCGCTCATCTATAATGGAGAGCCGGGGATTATCCATACTGTCTATTTTCAGCCTAATATCACCGTCAACCAGGGGGAACCCCTCCTTGGTATCTGTCCGCCCGGCAAGCTCAATTATATCCGAAAAATAGTGCAAAAGATCCAAAACGAATGGGCATAG